The following are encoded in a window of Nibricoccus aquaticus genomic DNA:
- a CDS encoding PIN domain-containing protein, with product MTPPTYVLVDFENVHRLDSHNARNFPADLVIFCGKNQNVNEQQWIDKMSPVFRGGVRIRRCTSTGPNALDFQLAFQAGLFFCRDPKSQLFIISADKGFDSLVSRILSDGGYAHRFDSLRGFLDRPQNFDRPQVEIRSLSGSLRWGSIAVTALTSVRIEDRPKTIGILANTIMGWCGPSCSYMDALKLVHQIAGGRFRINSDETLEHF from the coding sequence ATGACCCCGCCTACTTACGTGCTAGTTGATTTCGAGAACGTCCATCGACTGGACAGCCACAACGCTAGAAACTTTCCAGCGGATTTGGTGATTTTCTGCGGTAAAAATCAAAATGTAAACGAGCAGCAATGGATCGATAAAATGTCTCCCGTTTTTCGGGGTGGAGTACGCATCCGGAGATGCACATCAACCGGCCCCAATGCACTCGATTTCCAGCTAGCGTTCCAAGCAGGGTTATTCTTCTGCAGAGATCCCAAATCTCAGCTATTTATCATTTCTGCCGACAAAGGCTTCGATTCCCTCGTTTCCCGAATTCTGTCAGACGGCGGATATGCGCACCGATTCGATTCTCTGCGTGGCTTCCTTGATCGGCCGCAAAATTTTGATCGCCCACAGGTCGAAATCAGATCGCTCAGCGGATCACTTAGGTGGGGGTCCATTGCCGTTACCGCCCTAACCTCCGTGAGAATTGAGGATCGTCCAAAGACCATTGGTATCTTGGCGAACACGATCATGGGGTGGTGCGGCCCGTCATGCAGTTACATGGATGCGTTGAAGCTAGTTCATCAGATAGCGGGCGGCAGATTCAGAATAAATTCTGACGAAACATTGGAGCACTTTTAG
- a CDS encoding DUF5069 domain-containing protein, whose protein sequence is MSDTFIPLIPCHVSGPLGVLHLPRLWQKVSLGARGKLAAGYPAIGGGYDSMVINGLGLNADALTKFVTDKRPTYSEFEAWVKAQPGVKLSRASIQKLNTAILGFHHNDETRASILKAAGYPDDGSVVGSAPELNALDDWTAFHAAVLK, encoded by the coding sequence ATGAGCGATACCTTCATTCCCCTGATTCCATGCCACGTCTCCGGCCCGCTCGGCGTGTTGCACCTCCCCCGCCTCTGGCAAAAAGTTTCCCTCGGCGCGCGCGGTAAACTCGCCGCCGGTTATCCAGCCATCGGTGGCGGCTACGACTCCATGGTCATCAACGGACTCGGCCTCAATGCCGATGCCCTGACCAAGTTCGTCACCGACAAACGCCCCACCTACTCCGAGTTCGAAGCCTGGGTTAAAGCCCAGCCCGGCGTGAAGCTCAGCCGCGCCTCCATCCAGAAACTCAATACCGCCATCCTCGGCTTCCATCACAACGACGAAACCCGCGCCTCGATCCTCAAAGCCGCCGGCTATCCCGACGACGGCTCCGTGGTCGGCTCCGCCCCCGAGCTCAACGCCCTCGATGACTGGACCGCCTTCCACGCCGCCGTCTTGAAGTAA
- a CDS encoding helix-turn-helix transcriptional regulator, with protein sequence MPAHGLLPTRTTFRRMSYPETTLNALVALQRAVTPNDVWLASNQLLRAAMPVFHTLVGLPCLGTMPVFLRTTLSVPDPDNYFVRLNAVAPLGPLLAKNPGAPVMRMSDDLPAEALPGLPFYEQFMKPEGWRYSAGLMFWSDTGEFIGQLSLIRTEAQGDITNKEMRLLRELHPLVNAAVNRLLASEKNAAAHRSLEHTVHALPLSIASLDWDLAIQYINTPAREALAVWRLGASAARSLKTSRSPQLPPDLRAACKALKADWETAVQTNTVAQLQAIRRLDHPSEPGLQATLQLVEPVSGRSLQPSFVLQFSRPAHEHHESAHALTELSKLTATEREVARLAAAGHKNPEIVRKLGVSESTVRTHLRSIFRKLGITSRGKLAPLHRSLENLPVRLM encoded by the coding sequence ATGCCCGCACACGGCCTGCTACCAACCCGCACCACCTTCCGTCGCATGTCGTATCCAGAAACCACGCTCAACGCCCTCGTCGCCCTCCAGCGCGCCGTCACCCCCAACGACGTCTGGCTCGCCTCCAACCAGCTCCTGCGCGCCGCCATGCCGGTCTTCCACACGCTGGTCGGCCTGCCCTGCCTCGGCACCATGCCCGTCTTCCTCCGCACCACGCTCTCCGTCCCCGACCCGGATAACTACTTCGTCCGCCTCAACGCCGTCGCCCCCCTCGGTCCGCTGCTCGCCAAAAACCCCGGCGCGCCCGTCATGCGCATGAGCGATGACCTCCCCGCCGAAGCTCTCCCCGGACTCCCCTTCTACGAACAATTCATGAAGCCCGAGGGCTGGCGCTACTCCGCCGGCCTCATGTTTTGGTCCGACACCGGCGAGTTCATCGGCCAGCTCTCCCTCATCCGCACCGAGGCTCAAGGCGACATCACCAATAAGGAAATGCGCCTGCTCCGTGAACTCCACCCGCTCGTCAACGCCGCCGTCAACCGCCTCCTCGCCTCCGAAAAAAACGCCGCCGCCCACCGCTCCCTCGAACACACCGTCCACGCCCTCCCGCTCTCCATCGCCTCGCTCGATTGGGATCTCGCTATCCAATACATCAATACCCCCGCTCGCGAAGCCCTTGCCGTCTGGCGTCTCGGTGCCTCCGCCGCCCGCTCCCTCAAAACCAGCCGCTCCCCGCAACTCCCGCCCGACCTGCGCGCCGCCTGCAAAGCCCTCAAGGCCGACTGGGAAACCGCCGTCCAGACCAACACGGTCGCCCAGCTCCAGGCCATCCGCCGCCTCGATCACCCCTCCGAGCCCGGCCTCCAAGCCACGCTCCAGCTCGTCGAGCCCGTCTCCGGTCGTTCCCTACAGCCGTCGTTCGTCCTCCAGTTTTCCCGGCCCGCGCACGAACACCACGAGTCCGCCCACGCGCTCACCGAGCTCTCCAAGCTCACCGCCACCGAACGCGAAGTCGCCCGCCTCGCCGCCGCCGGCCACAAAAACCCCGAGATCGTCCGCAAACTCGGCGTCAGCGAAAGCACCGTGCGCACCCACCTGCGCAGCATCTTCCGCAAACTCGGCATCACCAGCCGCGGCAAACTCGCCCCCCTCCACCGCTCCCTGGAAAATCTCCCCGTCCGCCTCATGTAG
- a CDS encoding NADPH-dependent FMN reductase: MASSSPKILAFAGSARRESLNRKLLAVAVQAVRDAGAEVTLVELKDFALPLYDGDLEDAQGMPAGAAKLVELIKAHDGLLIASPEYNSMITPLLKNAIDWCSRADDDPFPGKVVAVVSASPGALGGIRSLKMAQQLLLHLGCHVVPGNTMLPQAHKAFGADGGLAEGQERTVKSVKALAGALVETARKLSGKS, encoded by the coding sequence ATGGCTTCATCCTCTCCCAAGATTCTCGCGTTTGCGGGCAGTGCACGGCGCGAGTCGCTGAATCGGAAATTACTCGCGGTGGCGGTGCAGGCGGTGCGCGACGCGGGTGCGGAGGTGACGCTCGTCGAGCTGAAGGATTTCGCGCTGCCGTTGTATGACGGCGATCTCGAAGACGCGCAGGGAATGCCGGCGGGGGCGGCGAAGCTGGTGGAGTTGATCAAGGCGCACGACGGGCTGCTGATCGCTTCACCCGAGTACAACTCGATGATCACTCCGCTGCTGAAGAACGCGATCGATTGGTGTTCGCGAGCGGACGACGATCCGTTTCCGGGGAAAGTCGTGGCGGTGGTTTCGGCGTCGCCGGGCGCGCTGGGCGGGATCCGGTCGCTGAAGATGGCGCAGCAGTTGTTGCTGCATCTCGGGTGTCACGTGGTGCCGGGAAACACGATGCTGCCGCAGGCGCACAAGGCGTTTGGGGCGGACGGCGGGCTGGCGGAGGGACAGGAGCGGACGGTGAAGTCGGTGAAGGCGCTGGCCGGGGCGTTGGTGGAGACGGCGCGGAAGCTGAGCGGGAAAAGCTGA
- a CDS encoding protein kinase domain-containing protein: MSSPTSNSPSSATPGSAKCPHCGRALPANAPLGACPHCLLAAGLTSEPAAPSNSAPPPSPADLAPDFPQLEILELLGRGGMGAVYKARQKSLDRHVALKLLRPGLDADPSFADRFTREARALAKLNHPGIVTLYEFGHTSSGRFFILMEFVDGLNLRQLLAAGRLSPREALAIVPPLCDALQYAHDRGLIHRDIKPENLLIDRLGRVKIADFGLAKITATSAGRDGSPSPSETPAPALTSDTDHWSLSIGHSSLTETGRVMGTPEYMAPEQRAHPAAVDHRADIYALGVVLYQLLTGELPDAQQLQPPSQRVHLDIRLDAIVLRALEKNPALRYSAATELKTHLETIASSSTPPGAPTSPSASAPSSAVPLSPTNSVSDPSALPPFRASAIFSHPRLKFWLLRVAPITLLVLLALRFFVIAPYRIEGSSIEPEIPAGSLAFVYKLNHHFTPGDIVAYHHTESLTYVARVTTAGPIDNQLLVSRRDQPPIAIAASSVIGGVIFNTRNNPQHSPNSVSATTTITLTLLFVALAALAFLLWKISKRSPASSPRTLPLIAAAFLLLNALHLLWIFSTADELPATVASHFGMNGRADGYMSKSGYLAFTGLFPLGLGLLFQGAALLMRRLPDEYINIPHRAIWLSPDRRPQLIAILQSWLATLSCALVLFFAQLHTLTLLAHRLHPIRLPDIALFTLIGFPSLLMLWAIGLLMRLAEPHTAAKLHTRRSLILAIVSATLLGFFSAPTAIAWSNRAENKPSPKLPPVLTSSIDPTDRPNDSTTPAKPTPAAESSHLRIQVPANTEYSKVIALLDAAKKADFNQIAFDTFPAAQSPSPAATAALPSEAQQEILRLKLAEAKSLVALAKTRVEAGTSTNEELHAAQDTVAILEAELLGDQSKITQTKIAAAKRRLAAVSERHKAGMVGNEELHAAKDEVTLLEAELANDPLKSAQIKVVSAKRRLDEANTRVETGTATAEVLSKAKTELAIRELELNELLKTQPAP, encoded by the coding sequence ATGTCTTCTCCGACTTCCAACTCGCCCTCTTCCGCCACGCCAGGCTCCGCGAAATGCCCTCACTGCGGACGCGCGCTTCCCGCCAATGCCCCGCTCGGCGCGTGCCCGCATTGCCTGCTCGCCGCCGGTCTCACCAGCGAACCCGCCGCACCTTCCAACTCCGCGCCGCCTCCCAGCCCCGCCGATCTCGCTCCCGATTTTCCCCAGCTTGAAATCCTCGAACTCCTCGGCCGCGGCGGCATGGGCGCCGTCTATAAAGCCCGCCAGAAATCCCTCGACCGCCACGTCGCCTTAAAACTCCTCCGCCCCGGCCTCGACGCCGATCCGTCCTTCGCCGACCGGTTCACCCGCGAAGCCCGCGCCCTCGCGAAACTCAATCACCCCGGCATCGTCACCCTCTACGAATTCGGCCACACCTCCAGCGGACGCTTCTTCATCCTCATGGAGTTCGTGGACGGCCTGAATCTCCGCCAGCTCCTCGCCGCCGGTCGCCTCTCGCCCCGCGAAGCACTCGCGATCGTCCCACCACTGTGCGACGCGCTTCAATACGCGCACGACCGCGGCCTCATCCACCGCGACATCAAACCCGAAAACCTCCTCATCGACCGCCTCGGCCGCGTGAAGATCGCCGACTTCGGCCTCGCCAAAATCACCGCCACCTCCGCGGGTAGGGACGGCTCGCCGAGCCCGTCCGAAACCCCCGCACCCGCCCTGACCTCCGACACTGATCATTGGTCACTGTCCATTGGTCATTCGAGTCTCACCGAGACCGGCCGCGTAATGGGCACGCCGGAATACATGGCCCCCGAACAACGCGCCCACCCCGCCGCCGTCGATCACCGCGCCGACATCTACGCACTCGGCGTCGTACTTTATCAACTACTCACCGGCGAACTCCCCGACGCGCAACAACTCCAGCCCCCCTCGCAACGCGTCCACCTCGACATCCGCCTAGACGCCATCGTCCTCCGCGCCCTCGAGAAAAACCCCGCCCTCCGCTACTCCGCCGCCACCGAACTCAAAACCCACCTCGAAACCATCGCCTCTTCCTCAACACCCCCGGGAGCGCCGACGTCCCCGTCGGCTTCTGCCCCCTCATCCGCCGTTCCGCTCTCTCCCACCAATTCCGTCTCCGACCCTTCCGCGCTTCCGCCCTTCCGCGCTTCCGCGATCTTCTCCCATCCACGCCTCAAGTTCTGGCTCCTCCGCGTCGCACCCATCACGCTCCTCGTGCTGCTCGCGCTGCGATTCTTCGTCATCGCACCCTACCGCATCGAAGGCTCCTCCATCGAACCGGAGATCCCCGCCGGCAGCCTCGCCTTCGTCTATAAGCTCAACCACCACTTCACCCCGGGCGACATCGTCGCCTACCACCACACCGAGTCGTTAACCTACGTCGCCCGCGTCACCACCGCTGGCCCCATCGACAACCAGTTATTGGTCAGCCGTAGAGACCAGCCTCCCATCGCCATCGCCGCCTCTTCGGTGATCGGAGGTGTGATCTTCAACACCCGGAACAATCCGCAGCACTCCCCCAATTCCGTTTCCGCCACGACGACTATCACGCTCACCCTCCTCTTCGTCGCACTCGCAGCTCTGGCGTTCCTGCTGTGGAAAATTTCCAAGCGCTCCCCGGCCTCCTCACCCCGCACGTTGCCCCTCATCGCAGCCGCCTTTCTCCTCCTCAACGCGCTGCACCTCCTCTGGATCTTCTCCACCGCCGACGAACTGCCCGCCACCGTCGCCAGCCACTTCGGTATGAACGGCCGCGCCGACGGCTACATGAGCAAGTCCGGCTACCTCGCCTTCACCGGCCTGTTCCCACTCGGCCTCGGCCTTCTTTTCCAAGGCGCCGCCCTGCTCATGCGCCGACTCCCCGATGAATACATCAACATCCCCCACCGCGCCATCTGGCTCTCGCCCGATCGCCGCCCCCAACTCATCGCCATCCTCCAATCCTGGCTGGCCACCTTGTCCTGCGCCCTCGTGCTTTTCTTCGCCCAGCTCCACACGCTCACCCTCCTCGCACACCGCCTCCACCCCATCCGCCTGCCCGACATCGCCCTCTTCACCCTGATCGGCTTCCCCTCCCTCCTCATGCTCTGGGCCATCGGCCTCCTCATGCGCCTCGCCGAACCCCACACTGCCGCCAAACTCCACACCCGCCGCTCCCTCATTCTCGCCATCGTCAGCGCCACCCTCCTCGGCTTCTTCTCCGCCCCCACCGCCATCGCCTGGAGCAACCGCGCTGAAAACAAACCCTCTCCAAAACTTCCCCCAGTCCTCACGTCTTCTATCGATCCAACCGACCGCCCCAACGACAGCACCACACCGGCAAAACCAACTCCGGCAGCCGAATCATCTCATCTCCGCATTCAAGTACCCGCCAACACCGAGTACTCCAAAGTCATCGCGCTCTTGGACGCGGCTAAAAAAGCCGACTTCAACCAAATCGCTTTCGACACCTTTCCCGCAGCACAATCCCCGTCTCCCGCTGCCACCGCCGCGCTTCCCTCAGAAGCCCAACAGGAAATTCTCCGCCTCAAACTCGCAGAAGCGAAAAGCCTGGTCGCTCTCGCCAAAACCCGGGTGGAAGCCGGTACCAGCACCAACGAAGAACTCCACGCCGCGCAGGACACTGTCGCGATCCTCGAAGCCGAACTCCTCGGCGACCAATCAAAGATCACGCAGACAAAAATCGCCGCCGCCAAACGCCGCCTCGCCGCAGTTAGCGAGCGTCACAAAGCAGGTATGGTCGGGAACGAAGAACTCCACGCCGCCAAGGACGAAGTCACACTCCTCGAGGCAGAACTCGCCAACGATCCGCTGAAGAGCGCCCAAATCAAAGTCGTGTCCGCCAAACGCCGCCTCGACGAAGCAAATACGCGCGTGGAAACCGGCACGGCAACTGCCGAAGTCCTCTCCAAAGCCAAAACCGAGCTCGCCATCCGCGAGCTCGAGCTCAACGAGCTCCTGAAAACACAGCCAGCCCCGTGA
- a CDS encoding RNA polymerase sigma factor — protein MSASFATTRWTLVLAAHDSDALKSEAALAELCHTYWQPLYAHARRHPLPPADAEDAVQGFFARLLRLESLADAERTRGRFRAFLLGSFNHYLADLRDHARAEKRGAHLLTPLDTQAAETAFAQTPSSDLPPDRAFDRAWALALLARVTTSLRDEHIATNRTALFDALSPHLAGRRADIAHADLAAKLNMTEPAIRVALHRLRQRYRQLLRAEIAHTVARDSDIDDELRLLLASLAL, from the coding sequence GTGAGCGCCTCCTTCGCCACCACCCGCTGGACCCTCGTCCTCGCCGCACACGACTCCGACGCCCTCAAATCCGAGGCCGCCCTCGCCGAACTCTGCCACACGTATTGGCAACCCCTCTACGCCCACGCCCGCCGCCACCCGCTCCCGCCCGCCGACGCCGAGGACGCCGTCCAGGGTTTCTTCGCCCGCCTCCTCCGCCTCGAATCCCTCGCCGACGCCGAGCGCACCCGCGGCCGTTTCCGCGCCTTCCTCCTCGGCAGCTTCAACCACTACTTGGCTGACCTCCGTGATCACGCCCGTGCCGAAAAACGCGGCGCGCACCTTCTCACCCCGCTCGACACGCAAGCCGCCGAAACCGCCTTCGCGCAAACACCGTCGTCCGATCTCCCGCCTGACCGCGCCTTCGACCGCGCCTGGGCCCTCGCCCTCCTCGCTCGCGTCACAACGAGCCTACGCGACGAACACATCGCCACCAACCGCACCGCCCTCTTCGACGCCCTCAGCCCCCACCTCGCCGGTCGCCGCGCCGACATCGCGCACGCCGATCTCGCCGCCAAACTCAACATGACCGAGCCCGCCATCCGCGTCGCCCTCCACCGCCTCCGTCAACGTTACCGCCAGCTCCTCCGCGCCGAAATCGCCCACACCGTCGCCCGCGACTCCGACATCGACGACGAACTCCGCCTGCTTCTCGCCTCGCTGGCTCTCTGA
- a CDS encoding CobW family GTP-binding protein yields the protein MSDANAPIPVTVLTGFLGAGKTTLLNRILTEQHGKKIAVIENEFGEVGVDNQLVIQSDEEIFEMNNGCICCSVRGDLIRILGRLMKRKDRLDGILIETTGLADPGPVAQTFFTDDEMRTRFRLDGIVTLVDTKHILQHIDDSPEAKKQIGFADVLILNKTDLVAPADLEKLEARIRKMNAAAKIHRAQNANVPLSAVLNVGGFNLSRATELDPQFLEPDYPFEWAGAYPLTEGAHELVIGHCDHDHDGEGHDHDHGDHDHAHGEDGHAHAHHHHGNPNELDVVVLPITSLEQPVIDAAIKTAVVTFSDWENRVLDGDTFTAGPQLQRLVLNEECGRYLIHAPADGHYLVFEGCGDHPLHIHIGSETVKPDWQRDFQHSHSHEDDVSSVGISTPGDLDGKKLNEWIGELLKTKGNDIYRMKGVLSVKGSNKRLVFQGVHMLFDAKFDREWGKDARTNTLVFIGKNLDRAALNEGFKLCLTT from the coding sequence CGGCGTGGACAACCAGCTCGTCATCCAAAGCGACGAAGAAATCTTCGAGATGAACAACGGCTGCATCTGCTGCAGCGTCCGGGGCGACCTCATCCGCATCCTCGGCCGCCTCATGAAGCGCAAGGACCGCCTCGACGGCATCCTCATCGAAACCACCGGCCTCGCCGACCCCGGCCCCGTCGCCCAGACCTTCTTCACCGACGACGAGATGCGCACCCGCTTCCGCCTCGACGGCATCGTCACCCTCGTCGACACGAAGCACATCCTCCAGCACATCGACGATTCCCCCGAGGCCAAAAAACAAATCGGTTTCGCAGACGTCCTCATCCTCAACAAGACCGACCTCGTCGCCCCCGCCGACCTGGAAAAACTCGAAGCCCGCATCCGGAAAATGAATGCGGCCGCCAAAATCCACCGCGCGCAAAACGCCAACGTCCCGCTCTCCGCCGTTCTCAACGTCGGCGGCTTCAACCTCTCCCGCGCCACCGAGCTCGACCCGCAATTCCTCGAACCCGACTACCCGTTCGAGTGGGCCGGCGCCTACCCGCTTACCGAGGGCGCTCACGAACTCGTCATCGGCCACTGCGACCACGATCACGACGGCGAGGGCCACGACCATGATCACGGCGATCACGATCATGCCCACGGCGAAGACGGCCACGCGCACGCCCATCACCACCACGGCAACCCCAACGAACTCGATGTCGTTGTCCTCCCCATCACCTCGCTCGAACAGCCCGTGATCGACGCCGCCATCAAGACCGCCGTCGTCACCTTCTCCGACTGGGAAAACCGCGTGCTCGACGGCGACACCTTCACCGCCGGCCCGCAACTCCAGCGCCTCGTCCTCAACGAAGAGTGCGGCCGCTACCTCATCCACGCGCCCGCCGACGGCCACTACCTCGTCTTCGAAGGCTGCGGCGACCACCCGCTCCACATCCACATCGGCAGCGAAACCGTGAAGCCCGACTGGCAACGCGACTTTCAACACAGCCACTCGCACGAAGACGACGTCTCCTCCGTCGGCATCAGCACGCCCGGCGACCTCGACGGGAAGAAGCTCAATGAGTGGATCGGCGAACTCCTCAAAACGAAGGGCAACGACATCTACCGCATGAAAGGGGTCCTCAGCGTGAAAGGCTCCAACAAGCGCCTCGTCTTCCAAGGCGTCCACATGCTCTTCGACGCCAAGTTCGACCGCGAATGGGGCAAAGACGCCCGCACCAACACCCTCGTCTTCATCGGCAAAAACCTCGACCGCGCCGCCCTGAACGAAGGCTTCAAACTCTGCCTGACAACGTAA
- the murI gene encoding glutamate racemase, protein MIGVFDSGFGGLTVLNSLFEALPAYDYLFLADSARAPYGARSPDVINDFTLESVEWLFEQGCTTVILACNTSSARALRNIQQLHLPRHRPHHRVLGVVRPSVEALIGLPPGTIPGETPPSSASGTVAVLATESTVTSDSYGIELRKLAPSLTLIQQACPLWVPLVEAGELSGPGAEFFLQRALTPVLERPEPPQRILLGCTHFPLLLPALRRLIPPGIEILDQGALVATRFADWLARHPEHESKLTRHGSRRFATTDDPAWFAARGERMLGHAFTAERARLRPILPTPSEDHRPPNALRR, encoded by the coding sequence ATGATCGGCGTTTTTGATTCCGGCTTCGGCGGCCTCACCGTGCTCAACTCCTTGTTCGAGGCGCTGCCCGCCTACGACTACCTTTTCCTCGCCGACAGCGCCCGCGCCCCCTACGGCGCTCGCAGCCCGGATGTGATCAACGACTTCACGCTCGAATCCGTCGAATGGCTTTTCGAGCAGGGCTGCACCACCGTCATCCTCGCCTGCAACACGTCCTCCGCGCGCGCCCTCCGCAACATCCAGCAACTCCACCTGCCGCGTCACCGCCCCCACCACCGCGTGCTCGGCGTCGTCCGCCCGTCCGTCGAGGCATTGATCGGCCTGCCACCCGGCACCATTCCCGGAGAAACACCGCCATCCTCTGCCAGCGGCACCGTCGCCGTCCTCGCCACTGAGAGCACCGTCACCTCCGACTCCTACGGCATCGAGCTGCGCAAACTCGCGCCCAGCCTCACCCTCATCCAGCAAGCCTGTCCGCTCTGGGTCCCGCTCGTGGAAGCCGGTGAACTCAGCGGCCCCGGCGCCGAATTTTTCCTCCAACGCGCCCTCACGCCCGTGCTTGAACGCCCCGAGCCGCCTCAACGAATTCTCCTCGGCTGCACCCATTTCCCCCTCTTGCTGCCCGCCCTGCGCCGCCTGATTCCGCCCGGTATCGAGATTCTCGATCAGGGTGCCCTCGTCGCCACCCGCTTCGCCGACTGGCTCGCTCGTCACCCCGAGCACGAATCGAAACTCACCCGCCACGGCTCCCGCCGCTTCGCCACGACCGACGACCCCGCCTGGTTCGCCGCCCGCGGCGAACGCATGCTCGGCCACGCCTTCACTGCCGAACGCGCCCGCCTCCGCCCCATCCTCCCAACGCCCTCCGAGGATCACCGCCCGCCAAACGCCCTCCGAAGGTAG